From the Longimicrobium sp. genome, the window GCAGCACCGCGGCGCCGGGAAGATCGGCACCACGGGGCGGGGGATCGGGCCGGCGTACGAGGACAAGGTGGCGCGCCAGGGGATCCGCGTGGCCGACCTGCGCGATGCCGCCCGCGCCGAGGAGCGCCTGCGCGCCGCCGCCGTGCGCGTCAACGAGCGGCTCTCGCTGCTGGCCACGGACGAGCGGGTGGATGCGGACGCGCTTGTGGCGGAGGTGATGTCGATCCGCGACCGGCTCCTCCCCATCATGGTCGATACGGGGCGCGTGATCCACGACGCCATCCGGGCCGGCGAGCGCGTGCTGCTGGAGGGCGCGCAGGGGGCGCTGCTGGACGTGGACCACGGCACCTATCCGTACGTCACGTCGTCCAACACCACGGCCGGGGGCGCGGCGCTCGGCGTGGGCGTGGGCCCGACGGCGATCAGCGAGGTGTACGGGGTGGTGAAGGCGTACACGACCCGCGTGGGTGAAGGGCCGCTTCCGACGGAGTTTCCGTCGCCGATGCAGGAGCAGATCCGCGACCTGGGCGGCGAGTACGGTGCCACCACGGGGCGGCCGCGGCGCTGCGGGTGGTTCGACGCGGTGGTGGTGCGCTACGCGGCGCGCGTGAACGGGCTCACCGGGCTCGCCGTCACCAAGATGGACGTGCTGGACACGCTCCCCGAGCTCAGGATCGCGGTGAGCTACCGGGCGGGCGGGGAGTCGCTGGAGGACTTCCCCGGCGACCTGGGGCTGCTGGCGGAGGCCCAGCCGGAGTATGAGACGATGCAGGGGTGGCAGACTTCCACCGCCGATGCGCGCCGCTGGGACGACCTGCCGCCGGCCGCGCAGGCGTACCTGCGCCGCATCGAGGAGCTGACGGAGGTGCCGATCCGCTACGTGTCCGTGGGGACGCGCCGCGACCAGATCATCCACGTGGAGCGATGACCCGTCCCGGACGTGCTCGTGGATGGCACCGGAAGGGCGCGGCAATGGGGCCGCGCCCTCCGCTCGTTTTTCGACCGGGAAGAACGCGTTGACCGATCTGGACGCCGATGCCGTCCTCGCGCTGGTGAAGCCCTCCGTCCGTGCGATGGGGGCCTACACCCTGCGCCCGTACGAGCCGCGCATCAAGCTCAATCAGAACGAGAACCCCTGGGACGTTCCGGACGAGGTCAAGGCGCGCATCGCCGCCATCCTCGCGGATCGGCCGTGGAACCGCTACCCGCCCTTTGTCGCCTCCAACTTCATCGCCGCGGTGGCCGAGGCGACGGGGTGGCCGGCGGAGGGGATCCTGGTGGCGAACGGATCGAACGAGCTGATCCAGTCCGTGCTCGCGGTGGTCGTGGGGCCGGGGACCTCCGTCGTCATCCCCGAGCCGACGTTCACGCTCTACCGGCTGATGACGGAGGTCAACGCGGGCGAGGTGGTCTCCGTGCCGCTCGCCGCCGACCTGCGCTTCGACGTGGACGCCATCATCCGCGCCGCGCGGGAGAGCCGGGCGGCGGTGGTCGTGCTCTGCACACCCAACAATCCCACGGGCGCGGCGCTGTCGCTCGACGAGATCTCGCACATCCACGACGAGGCAAGCGGGCTGGTGCTCGTGGACCAGGCCTACGTGGAGTTCGGCGGCGCGGACGCGATCTGCCTGCTCGATTCGCACCCGCGGCTCGTCGTGCTGCGCACCTTCAGCAAGGC encodes:
- a CDS encoding adenylosuccinate synthase; amino-acid sequence: MTGKNGCVVIVGSQWGDEGKGKIVDVLAEEVDVVARYQGGANAGHTVHVGTEEFILHQIPSGILHPNRRCLLGNGVVLDPFQFFQELDKLTARGIDAAPRVGVSGRAHLLLSYHKLLDRAAEQHRGAGKIGTTGRGIGPAYEDKVARQGIRVADLRDAARAEERLRAAAVRVNERLSLLATDERVDADALVAEVMSIRDRLLPIMVDTGRVIHDAIRAGERVLLEGAQGALLDVDHGTYPYVTSSNTTAGGAALGVGVGPTAISEVYGVVKAYTTRVGEGPLPTEFPSPMQEQIRDLGGEYGATTGRPRRCGWFDAVVVRYAARVNGLTGLAVTKMDVLDTLPELRIAVSYRAGGESLEDFPGDLGLLAEAQPEYETMQGWQTSTADARRWDDLPPAAQAYLRRIEELTEVPIRYVSVGTRRDQIIHVER
- the hisC gene encoding histidinol-phosphate transaminase: MTDLDADAVLALVKPSVRAMGAYTLRPYEPRIKLNQNENPWDVPDEVKARIAAILADRPWNRYPPFVASNFIAAVAEATGWPAEGILVANGSNELIQSVLAVVVGPGTSVVIPEPTFTLYRLMTEVNAGEVVSVPLAADLRFDVDAIIRAARESRAAVVVLCTPNNPTGAALSLDEISHIHDEASGLVLVDQAYVEFGGADAICLLDSHPRLVVLRTFSKAMAMAGLRAGYMLAHPALTAEVNKAKLPYNVNFFTEVAAAEVLRARHLLEPGVAKLRDERDRLIREMSAIPGLRVYPSEANFWVFRVESPNITHTQLFQRLLDEHGILIRDVSKYPMLKDCLRVNVGAPEENDAFLGAVRAIMEEAR